Proteins from a genomic interval of Nostoc sp. TCL240-02:
- a CDS encoding right-handed parallel beta-helix repeat-containing protein — protein sequence MVITGFNLSAYFAVPLVLGILAKGENIKVSLVENVHQVSTNNEMILSSSQLISIRTTPKTYYVSGTGNDKNSGLSNSSPFRTIQKAANLTNPRDTVLIMNGVYRNASPNGQVVSITRSGKANAWIKFKAYPGHHPKIKHNGWNGILIHNGASYIEINGLEVIGNNDNVTLDYAMSQKTNKLNPLTNGNCINVDGRKNGHTHHIRIVNNKVHKCGGAGISTIESDYVTINNNVVFDNAWYSVYGCSGISMLSNWNFDNNRGYKMFVTNNKTYNNRMFIPWIAVGKITDGNGIIIDTSRNNQNNSKLGVYKGRTLVKNNLTFNNGGSGIHTFLSDRIDIVNNTAVLNNQSPEIKDGQIFANVSSDVRILRNILYAYPGKPVNSSNKNKNVIYDYNIYLNRSKVSIKGTHDIIADLQFLKKYPTLEKISGNWKWRLDKQNPPMQTYVEPDLLGFACGSVTYRLKGKLIKVGCSR from the coding sequence GTGGTAATTACAGGTTTCAACTTAAGTGCATACTTTGCAGTTCCCTTAGTATTGGGTATTTTGGCTAAGGGAGAAAATATAAAAGTATCTTTAGTTGAAAACGTCCATCAAGTATCCACTAACAATGAAATGATCCTATCCAGTAGCCAGCTAATCAGCATTAGGACGACACCGAAAACATACTATGTTAGTGGTACTGGAAACGACAAAAATAGTGGACTCTCCAATTCATCTCCCTTTAGGACAATTCAAAAGGCAGCAAATTTAACCAACCCTAGGGACACCGTACTGATTATGAACGGAGTGTACAGGAATGCAAGCCCAAATGGGCAGGTAGTATCTATTACTCGCTCTGGAAAAGCAAATGCATGGATTAAGTTTAAAGCATATCCTGGGCATCATCCGAAAATTAAGCACAATGGATGGAATGGAATTTTGATTCACAATGGAGCGTCATATATTGAGATAAATGGGCTTGAAGTCATAGGGAACAATGACAATGTAACCCTTGATTATGCAATGAGTCAGAAAACTAACAAACTAAACCCTCTGACAAATGGAAACTGCATCAATGTGGACGGACGAAAAAATGGTCATACTCACCATATACGTATTGTCAACAACAAGGTACACAAGTGTGGAGGAGCAGGCATTTCAACCATTGAATCAGACTACGTGACAATAAATAATAACGTGGTGTTCGATAATGCCTGGTACAGCGTTTATGGTTGCAGTGGTATTTCGATGTTGAGCAATTGGAATTTTGACAACAATCGGGGATACAAGATGTTTGTAACCAACAACAAGACCTATAACAATCGTATGTTCATCCCTTGGATTGCAGTCGGAAAGATCACAGACGGTAATGGTATTATTATCGATACTTCAAGAAATAATCAGAATAACTCAAAGTTGGGTGTATATAAAGGACGCACTTTAGTTAAAAACAATCTTACATTTAATAATGGTGGTTCAGGTATTCATACATTTTTAAGCGATCGGATTGATATTGTAAATAATACTGCTGTTTTAAATAATCAAAGTCCTGAAATTAAAGATGGGCAAATATTTGCTAATGTATCATCTGATGTCAGGATTTTAAGGAATATTCTTTATGCTTATCCTGGCAAACCTGTTAATAGTAGTAATAAAAACAAAAACGTTATTTATGATTACAATATATACCTTAATCGTTCTAAGGTAAGTATTAAGGGAACTCACGATATTATTGCAGACTTACAGTTTTTAAAAAAGTATCCCACTCTAGAAAAAATATCTGGCAATTGGAAATGGCGACTAGATAAACAAAATCCGCCTATGCAAACTTATGTAGAGCCTGATTTGTTAGGTTTTGCTTGTGGGTCTGTTACCTATCGTTTAAAAGGGAAACTCATCAAAGTGGGATGCTCTCGTTAG
- a CDS encoding phosphate ABC transporter permease: protein MLVPLTRQKFEQVIPLIATGLQYKYYWGKFSNFLQRLLISVVAVVVVLLVTVVFKLEFASIVFVLGVISAFFWLWYPVFQASMRNLQCRRYKYGGFFRGRVLDWWITDQLMGKQETVNSKGELVIVENREKQINLEVGDETGFTIEFVAPLRPAHKVITRGQIAEMVVLSNRADLSSIEQFSDIYIPSRDLWISDYPYLRRDFFNEVGRRLREDQQQKPRRRRRRAED from the coding sequence ATGTTAGTACCACTGACTCGCCAGAAATTTGAACAAGTTATCCCCCTAATTGCCACTGGTTTGCAGTACAAATACTATTGGGGAAAGTTTTCAAATTTTTTGCAACGGCTATTAATTTCTGTAGTTGCCGTAGTTGTTGTATTGCTTGTGACAGTCGTTTTTAAACTTGAGTTTGCTTCAATAGTATTTGTGCTGGGGGTAATTAGCGCTTTTTTTTGGCTGTGGTATCCAGTGTTTCAAGCAAGTATGCGGAATTTGCAATGCCGCCGTTATAAGTATGGCGGCTTCTTCCGTGGTCGGGTGCTAGATTGGTGGATCACAGACCAGTTGATGGGTAAACAAGAAACAGTCAACAGCAAAGGTGAACTGGTGATTGTGGAAAACCGAGAAAAACAAATTAACTTAGAAGTAGGTGATGAAACAGGATTTACCATTGAGTTTGTAGCACCATTACGTCCTGCTCACAAAGTTATTACTCGCGGTCAAATTGCCGAAATGGTAGTGCTGTCAAATCGTGCAGATTTAAGCAGTATTGAACAATTCAGCGATATATACATTCCCAGTCGTGACCTGTGGATTAGTGATTATCCTTATCTACGGCGGGATTTCTTTAACGAAGTCGGTCGTCGCTTGCGTGAAGACCAACAACAAAAACCGCGTCGTCGCCGTCGTAGAGCCGAGGATTGA
- the dapB gene encoding 4-hydroxy-tetrahydrodipicolinate reductase produces MTNQAPIPVIVNGAAGKMGREVIKAVAQAPDLKLVGAIDHSLEHQDKDAGELAGLSQPLEVPITNQLEPMLGYVAGDRQSPPGVIVDFTHPDSVYDNIRSAIAYGIRPVVGTTGLSPEQIQDLADFADKASTGCLIIPNFSIGMVLLQQAAIAASKYFDHLEIIELHHNQKADAPSGTAIQTAQLLGELGKTFNPALVEETEKLPGARGSIADEGIRIHSVRLPGLIAHQEVIFGAAGQIYTLRHDTSDRACYMPGVLLAIRKVLALKSLVYGLEKIL; encoded by the coding sequence ATGACAAATCAAGCTCCTATCCCGGTTATCGTCAATGGTGCTGCTGGTAAAATGGGCCGTGAGGTAATTAAGGCGGTGGCACAAGCGCCTGACTTAAAACTAGTGGGTGCAATTGACCACAGTTTGGAACATCAAGATAAAGACGCTGGAGAATTGGCAGGTTTAAGCCAACCTCTGGAAGTGCCAATTACCAATCAATTGGAACCGATGTTGGGGTATGTGGCTGGCGATAGACAATCTCCTCCAGGGGTGATTGTAGACTTTACTCATCCCGATTCAGTTTATGACAATATTCGTAGTGCGATCGCTTACGGTATTCGTCCTGTAGTTGGCACCACTGGGTTAAGTCCAGAACAAATTCAAGACTTGGCAGACTTTGCCGACAAAGCTAGCACTGGTTGTCTAATTATTCCTAATTTTTCCATTGGGATGGTACTGTTGCAACAAGCTGCGATCGCAGCCTCAAAATATTTTGACCATCTGGAAATTATCGAACTGCATCACAACCAAAAAGCTGATGCTCCCAGTGGTACTGCTATTCAAACGGCGCAGTTACTAGGAGAATTGGGTAAAACTTTTAACCCTGCTCTTGTAGAAGAGACGGAGAAATTACCAGGGGCGAGGGGTAGTATAGCAGATGAAGGGATTAGAATTCATAGCGTGCGCTTGCCAGGATTGATTGCTCATCAAGAAGTTATTTTTGGCGCAGCAGGACAGATTTATACTTTACGACATGATACGAGCGATCGCGCTTGCTATATGCCAGGAGTGCTACTAGCGATTCGCAAAGTCTTAGCGCTAAAGTCGTTAGTATATGGATTAGAAAAGATACTTTAG
- a CDS encoding peptidylprolyl isomerase — translation MTEAIQIGNRTITASELISLLGNYQMLPQLQRELIIDEAIEQNSRSEKIAIECTDEEIAQAKQQFYVEKQFKNEEDIQAWMTHQGLTTEQLEVITTRKLKIEKFKQATWGNKLESYFFQSKAKLDKVIYSLLRTQDVGIAQELYFRIQAKENSFADLAREYSLGPEAQTGGLVGPIELNALHPVMVQMLSSSQPGQILPPTRIAEWFVILRLEKFIPAQLDEFMKVRLLNELFETWLQEQQKQIMSAPQGEKVTGGQGECDKP, via the coding sequence ATGACTGAAGCGATCCAAATCGGTAATCGTACAATCACAGCGAGTGAGCTGATTTCCTTGCTAGGAAATTACCAAATGCTGCCACAGTTGCAGAGAGAATTGATCATCGATGAGGCCATAGAGCAAAATTCACGCTCCGAGAAGATAGCAATAGAGTGTACAGATGAGGAAATAGCCCAAGCCAAACAGCAGTTTTACGTTGAAAAACAGTTCAAAAATGAAGAAGACATCCAGGCTTGGATGACACATCAAGGGCTGACTACCGAACAGCTAGAAGTTATTACAACTCGTAAGCTTAAAATTGAAAAATTCAAGCAAGCCACTTGGGGTAATAAACTGGAATCCTACTTTTTTCAGTCCAAAGCAAAACTGGACAAAGTCATTTATTCCCTACTGCGAACCCAGGATGTGGGAATTGCCCAAGAACTTTACTTCCGAATTCAGGCAAAAGAAAATTCTTTTGCTGACTTGGCGCGTGAATATTCGCTCGGGCCGGAAGCCCAAACTGGCGGCTTAGTAGGTCCGATTGAACTGAATGCATTACATCCGGTAATGGTGCAAATGCTATCTAGCAGTCAACCAGGCCAGATATTGCCCCCTACCCGCATCGCCGAGTGGTTCGTGATTTTGCGGCTGGAAAAATTTATCCCCGCACAACTAGATGAATTTATGAAAGTCCGACTACTGAATGAACTCTTTGAAACTTGGTTACAAGAACAGCAAAAGCAAATCATGTCTGCACCACAAGGGGAGAAGGTCACAGGAGGACAGGGAGAGTGCGATAAACCTTAA
- a CDS encoding ISKra4 family transposase (programmed frameshift) has protein sequence MTPEQKQALQKHIQAIAKILYEDTSKEKLTNLAAIEEAVRSQMQKHVMPEVGGFFIETITGTTAGYQRRLKSILGELAITSKQAIELEVAPSTQLSPYLETCCLRVSANVSYEDAASDIKYFTGIEVSHSSQQRLVHRQNFELPTPEQTIEELSVDGGNIRVRTPKGQICAWLGYKAISLHHLGILGTSFQNNQIVIDWVNDQPLASPLTCIGDGHDGIWNIIDQLAPDAQRREILDWFHLIENLHKVGGSQKRLKQAQNLLWKGQVEATIALFTDCKGKQVQNFCRYLDKHRNRIINYEYYQAEEICSIGSGSVESAVKQVDRRTKISGAQWKRENVPQVLAHRCAYLNGLLSV, from the exons ATGACCCCAGAACAAAAGCAAGCTCTTCAAAAACATATTCAGGCGATTGCTAAAATATTGTATGAAGATACGTCAAAAGAAAAGCTCACAAATCTTGCAGCAATTGAAGAAGCAGTGCGGAGTCAAATGCAGAAGCATGTTATGCCAGAAGTAGGGG GTTTTTTTATCGAAACGATTACAGGGACAACCGCAGGATACCAACGACGGCTCAAAAGCATTCTTGGAGAGTTAGCAATAACGAGCAAACAAGCCATTGAATTAGAAGTCGCACCAAGTACTCAACTGAGTCCATATCTAGAAACTTGTTGTTTGAGGGTAAGTGCGAATGTCAGCTATGAAGATGCGGCATCAGACATCAAGTATTTTACGGGCATAGAGGTTTCTCACAGCAGTCAACAGAGATTAGTGCATCGCCAGAATTTTGAGTTGCCAACACCAGAACAGACAATTGAAGAATTAAGCGTCGATGGTGGAAACATCCGTGTCCGAACTCCTAAAGGTCAAATATGTGCATGGCTTGGCTATAAAGCAATTAGCTTACATCATCTCGGAATCTTGGGAACTTCATTTCAGAATAATCAGATTGTGATTGATTGGGTTAATGACCAACCACTGGCTAGCCCACTCACTTGTATTGGTGATGGACATGACGGCATTTGGAATATAATTGACCAATTAGCACCTGATGCACAACGTCGAGAAATACTTGATTGGTTCCATTTAATAGAAAACCTCCACAAAGTTGGGGGTTCACAAAAACGCTTGAAACAAGCACAAAATCTACTATGGAAAGGCCAAGTTGAGGCTACTATTGCCTTATTTACAGATTGTAAAGGCAAACAAGTACAAAACTTTTGCCGTTATCTTGATAAGCATCGCAATCGCATTATCAACTACGAATATTATCAAGCTGAAGAAATTTGTTCAATTGGTTCAGGTTCAGTTGAATCTGCCGTTAAACAGGTTGACCGTCGAACAAAAATTTCCGGGGCACAATGGAAACGAGAAAATGTGCCTCAAGTCCTAGCCCATCGCTGTGCTTACCTCAATGGATTATTGTCAGTTTGA
- the nadC gene encoding carboxylating nicotinate-nucleotide diphosphorylase, with product MSSSGVLPPWLVLDPLLRGWLLEDIGRGDRTTNTLLVEDVTLGSAKWIAKASGIIAGLSVAARVFQILNEKVSFAAVAAEGAWCEPGQVVAEIHGSLDALLMGERVALNLAMRLSGIATLTNIYIEKIADLPAQLVDTRKTTPGLRLLEKYATAVGGAINHRMGLDDAVMIKDNHIAAAGGIEKAVTRIRSQIPYPLTIEVETESLEQVKEALKHNVDIIMLDNMPVDMMREAVRLIRERDSRVKVEASGNVTLETIRSVAETGVDYISSSAPITQSKWLDLSMRIAL from the coding sequence GTGAGCAGTTCTGGTGTTTTACCGCCTTGGCTGGTTTTAGATCCTCTTTTGCGTGGCTGGTTGTTGGAGGATATTGGCCGGGGCGATCGCACAACAAATACGTTATTAGTAGAAGATGTGACGCTAGGCTCGGCTAAATGGATAGCTAAAGCTTCAGGGATAATTGCTGGCTTATCGGTTGCAGCTAGGGTGTTTCAGATTTTGAATGAAAAAGTCAGCTTTGCGGCGGTTGCGGCTGAAGGTGCATGGTGTGAGCCGGGACAGGTGGTAGCTGAAATTCATGGTTCGCTGGATGCGCTACTGATGGGAGAACGAGTTGCTCTCAATTTGGCTATGCGGTTGAGTGGGATTGCTACGCTCACTAATATATATATAGAGAAAATTGCTGATTTACCTGCTCAGTTGGTGGATACGCGTAAAACTACACCAGGATTGAGACTGTTGGAAAAGTATGCGACTGCTGTGGGTGGAGCGATTAATCACCGTATGGGATTGGATGATGCAGTGATGATTAAGGATAATCACATTGCGGCGGCAGGTGGAATTGAAAAAGCAGTTACCCGTATTCGTTCTCAAATACCTTATCCCTTGACAATAGAGGTAGAGACTGAAAGTTTAGAGCAGGTGAAAGAAGCTTTGAAGCACAACGTTGACATTATTATGTTAGATAATATGCCTGTGGATATGATGCGTGAGGCGGTGCGGTTGATTCGCGAGCGTGATAGCCGTGTGAAAGTAGAGGCTTCAGGGAATGTGACTTTAGAGACGATTCGCAGTGTGGCAGAGACTGGTGTTGACTATATTTCTAGCAGTGCGCCGATTACTCAGTCGAAGTGGTTGGATTTGAGTATGAGGATTGCACTTTAG
- the hisS gene encoding histidine--tRNA ligase — MAKGDKINFSTPSGFPEFLPNEKRLELYLLDIIRRVFESYGFTPIETPAVERLEVLQAKGNQGDNIIYGIDPILPPNRQAERDKSGEMGSEARALKFDQTVPLAAYIARHLNELTFPFARYQMDVVFRGERAKDGRFRQFRQCDIDVVARRELSLLYDAQMPAIITEIFEAINIGDFLIRINNRKVLTGFFKSVGITEDKIKSCIGIVDNLEKIGENKVKQELEKEEISGEQTQKIIDFIKIDGSVDEVLTKLKHLTQNLPETEQLSLGISELETVITGVRNLGVSENRFCIDLSIARGLDYYTGTVYETTLLGHEALGSICSGGRYEELVEVFLGEKMPGVGISIGLTRLISRLLKAGILSTLASTPAQVMVVNMQEDLMPTYLKVSQHLRQCGINVITNFDKRPLGKQFQLADKQGIQFCVIIGSEEAATQKSSLKNLKTGEQVEVLLVDLAEEIKKKLAL, encoded by the coding sequence ATGGCAAAAGGTGACAAAATAAACTTTTCTACTCCTAGTGGTTTTCCAGAATTTCTGCCTAATGAAAAGCGTCTAGAATTATATTTGCTAGATATCATTCGTAGAGTTTTTGAAAGCTATGGATTTACGCCCATAGAAACACCTGCTGTAGAACGTTTAGAAGTGCTACAAGCTAAAGGAAATCAAGGCGATAATATCATTTATGGCATTGACCCCATTCTGCCACCAAATCGACAAGCTGAGAGAGATAAATCGGGCGAAATGGGTTCAGAAGCAAGAGCATTAAAGTTTGATCAAACAGTTCCTTTAGCAGCTTATATTGCCCGTCACCTGAATGAGTTAACCTTTCCTTTTGCCCGCTATCAAATGGATGTGGTTTTTCGAGGAGAACGCGCGAAAGATGGGCGTTTTCGTCAGTTCCGCCAGTGTGATATTGACGTAGTTGCTCGTCGTGAACTCAGCTTGCTCTATGATGCTCAAATGCCTGCAATTATAACTGAGATATTTGAAGCAATAAATATTGGTGATTTTTTGATTCGCATCAATAATCGTAAAGTTCTTACAGGTTTTTTTAAGTCAGTAGGAATTACTGAAGATAAAATTAAATCGTGTATTGGTATTGTTGATAATTTAGAAAAAATTGGTGAAAATAAAGTAAAACAAGAATTAGAAAAAGAGGAAATTTCAGGGGAACAGACTCAAAAAATTATTGATTTTATTAAAATTGATGGTTCTGTTGATGAAGTATTAACTAAACTTAAGCATCTCACACAAAACCTGCCAGAAACCGAGCAATTAAGCCTGGGGATTAGCGAATTAGAAACGGTAATTACAGGCGTGCGTAATCTCGGAGTGTCTGAGAATCGTTTCTGTATTGATTTATCCATTGCACGTGGTCTTGATTACTATACTGGTACAGTTTACGAAACAACCTTATTAGGACATGAAGCTTTAGGTAGCATCTGTTCTGGCGGGAGATATGAAGAATTAGTTGAGGTATTCTTGGGTGAAAAAATGCCTGGTGTAGGCATTTCTATTGGTTTAACTCGCTTAATTAGTCGATTGTTAAAAGCTGGTATTCTTAGTACCTTAGCCTCTACACCAGCCCAGGTGATGGTAGTGAATATGCAAGAAGATTTAATGCCAACTTATTTAAAAGTTTCGCAACATCTGCGTCAATGTGGAATTAATGTTATCACTAACTTTGATAAGCGTCCCTTGGGTAAACAATTTCAGCTAGCCGATAAACAAGGAATTCAATTTTGTGTAATTATTGGTTCTGAGGAAGCAGCAACACAAAAGTCTTCCCTGAAAAATTTGAAAACAGGTGAGCAAGTAGAAGTGTTACTGGTAGATTTGGCTGAGGAAATTAAAAAAAAGCTTGCTTTATAA
- a CDS encoding DUF3598 family protein, translating to MSNLREGMPVLARHEGDWVGTYTLIDTTGKILDSYESHLTCQFPENGPHPYYQINRYKWSDGKQEEYEFPGSYKDNKLWFDTERIQGKAWEIDDSVVMLWFSYKTNPEMSLYEMIYISPDSNNRARTWHWFKNNKIFQRTLIQEERLK from the coding sequence ATGTCTAATCTTCGAGAAGGAATGCCCGTACTTGCCCGTCACGAGGGAGATTGGGTAGGAACTTATACATTAATTGATACAACAGGAAAAATTCTCGACAGTTATGAGTCTCACTTAACCTGTCAATTTCCAGAAAATGGCCCTCATCCCTACTACCAAATTAATCGCTACAAATGGTCTGATGGGAAACAAGAAGAGTATGAATTTCCAGGAAGTTATAAAGATAATAAACTCTGGTTTGACACCGAGCGCATCCAAGGAAAAGCCTGGGAAATTGATGATTCTGTTGTGATGTTGTGGTTTAGTTATAAAACAAACCCAGAAATGAGTTTATACGAAATGATCTACATTAGTCCTGACAGCAATAATCGTGCCCGCACTTGGCATTGGTTTAAGAATAATAAAATCTTTCAACGCACCCTAATTCAAGAAGAACGGCTAAAATAG
- a CDS encoding YqaE/Pmp3 family membrane protein encodes MKLVRYLLGLLVPPLGVFLTVGIGPTLFINILLTVLGWLPGSIHAIWVIAKHDEQLNRESGIY; translated from the coding sequence ATGAAATTAGTTCGTTATCTTCTAGGTTTGTTAGTGCCTCCTTTAGGCGTTTTCCTGACAGTTGGAATTGGCCCTACATTGTTTATCAATATTTTGCTCACAGTTCTAGGCTGGCTACCCGGCAGTATTCATGCAATTTGGGTCATTGCCAAGCATGATGAACAACTCAATCGAGAAAGTGGTATTTACTAA
- a CDS encoding phage holin family protein: protein MLTPLLTALATALSLLIVDLVVPGVNIANFPAALIAALVIGLINGSVKPVLSALSLPLNFLSFGAFSLVVNGLCFWLAAVLVPGFSVSGIIGFLLGPVILTFANTFINNYFVERNLLTSRGDVKSQNELPSR from the coding sequence ATGTTGACACCATTATTAACCGCCCTAGCTACAGCTTTGAGCCTGTTGATTGTTGATTTAGTTGTTCCAGGCGTTAATATTGCTAATTTTCCCGCAGCTTTGATTGCTGCTTTAGTAATTGGTTTAATTAACGGTTCAGTTAAACCAGTTTTGTCTGCTCTCTCCCTACCACTTAACTTTCTATCATTTGGAGCATTCTCGCTCGTCGTCAACGGTTTGTGTTTTTGGTTAGCAGCAGTTCTAGTTCCTGGTTTCTCAGTCAGTGGGATTATTGGTTTCCTTCTTGGTCCAGTGATTCTAACTTTTGCTAACACCTTCATTAACAACTACTTCGTTGAAAGAAACCTTTTAACCAGCAGAGGTGATGTAAAAAGCCAAAATGAATTACCTTCTAGATAA
- a CDS encoding 2Fe-2S iron-sulfur cluster-binding protein, producing MVVYQVRFINPTLGLNRTIQVPDDQYILDIAEEAGIRLPSGCKQGECSACIAKLISGEVNQSEQKFLRPSEIQAGYVVTCVTYPLSNCTLETHQEQVLYKSALYHKPESGKSD from the coding sequence ATGGTAGTTTATCAAGTTCGATTCATCAATCCTACGCTTGGGTTAAATCGCACCATTCAAGTACCAGACGATCAATATATTCTGGATATAGCAGAAGAAGCTGGTATCCGTCTACCATCTGGGTGTAAACAAGGTGAATGTTCTGCTTGTATTGCCAAACTAATTAGCGGTGAAGTTAATCAAAGCGAGCAAAAATTTCTGCGCCCAAGTGAAATACAAGCTGGTTATGTTGTTACTTGTGTAACTTACCCCTTGTCTAATTGCACTTTAGAAACCCATCAAGAACAAGTCTTATATAAGTCAGCCCTTTACCATAAGCCTGAGTCTGGAAAATCTGATTAA
- a CDS encoding Tex family protein, whose protein sequence is MLNIHQLLATEINLKSHQVQNALELLAEGATIPFIARYRKERTDEMNEVQLRELADRYTYLTELEERKSVILSAIAQQGKLTDELKAKISSCLQKTELEDLYLPYRPKRRTRATIAREKGLEPLTEFIKSLNIKNAATVSLEEEAAKYISETTGVKTAEEALKGAADILAEEVAEKAELRSYIRNYLLEEGVFVSRIKDDYPEGTTKFEMYRNYQIRVKNIAPHNMLALCRGETEKILSFEIAFDEDIVLYYLESKEIKTKVRPIRDFYQAMLKDAFNRLMKVSLIGEVISEKKIYADIESIKTFETNLRELLLSAPAGMKPTLAIDPGFRTGCKVAVLDQTGKFLEYQAVFPHQAAEQRAKAAQTVKNLIEKYKIELIAIGNGTASRETEEFVTQVLQTIERKPVKVMVNESGASIYSASTVALEEFPDLDITVRGAISIGRRLQDPLAELVKIDPKSIGVGQYQHDIDQKLLKKKLDDTVESCVNYVGVDLNTASKELLTSVSGITATVANNIVAYRNQNGAFKNRRQLLKVPKLGPKAFEQAAGFLRIRGGDNPLDNTAVHPESYSVVEAIASDLNVPLNQVTQIAEKLKKTNLKKYVTDSVGEPTLRDILSELEKPGRDPRAEFKYATFKEGIKEIRDLKVGMELEGIVTNVANFGAFVDIGVHQDGLVHISQLTDRFVDDPNKVVKVGQVVKVQVLEINEKLKRISLSMKTVKQ, encoded by the coding sequence ATGCTGAACATTCATCAACTACTGGCGACTGAAATAAACCTCAAATCTCATCAGGTGCAAAACGCGCTGGAACTTTTGGCGGAGGGTGCAACAATTCCCTTTATTGCACGTTATCGTAAAGAGCGCACCGATGAAATGAATGAAGTGCAACTACGTGAACTGGCTGATCGATATACTTATTTAACAGAACTGGAAGAACGAAAATCGGTAATTTTAAGTGCGATCGCCCAACAAGGTAAACTTACAGATGAACTCAAAGCCAAAATCTCATCCTGCTTACAAAAAACTGAGCTTGAGGATTTATACTTACCCTATCGACCAAAGCGTCGCACCCGCGCCACTATCGCCAGAGAAAAAGGACTCGAACCACTGACGGAATTCATCAAGTCGCTAAATATCAAAAATGCTGCAACAGTTTCATTGGAAGAAGAAGCAGCTAAGTATATTTCTGAAACCACGGGAGTCAAAACAGCAGAAGAGGCGCTTAAAGGTGCTGCTGATATTTTAGCGGAAGAAGTCGCTGAAAAAGCTGAATTACGGTCATATATCCGCAATTATCTTTTAGAAGAAGGGGTATTTGTCTCCCGCATCAAAGATGATTATCCCGAAGGTACAACCAAATTTGAGATGTACCGTAACTATCAAATTAGGGTAAAAAATATTGCACCCCACAATATGCTGGCATTGTGTCGGGGTGAAACCGAAAAAATATTAAGCTTTGAAATCGCTTTTGATGAAGATATAGTACTTTACTATCTTGAGTCGAAAGAAATTAAAACCAAAGTTCGGCCAATTCGTGATTTTTATCAGGCGATGTTGAAGGATGCATTTAACCGTTTGATGAAAGTCTCTCTAATAGGAGAGGTAATTTCTGAGAAAAAAATCTACGCAGATATAGAGTCAATCAAGACATTTGAAACTAATCTGCGAGAGTTGTTGCTGTCTGCACCAGCCGGAATGAAACCAACCTTGGCGATAGACCCTGGATTCAGAACTGGATGTAAAGTTGCAGTCCTCGACCAAACAGGGAAATTTTTGGAATACCAAGCGGTTTTTCCCCACCAAGCGGCTGAACAACGTGCTAAAGCTGCACAAACTGTCAAAAATTTGATTGAAAAGTATAAAATTGAGTTAATCGCCATTGGTAACGGTACAGCTTCCCGTGAGACAGAAGAATTTGTGACGCAAGTATTGCAAACAATAGAACGCAAACCTGTTAAGGTAATGGTGAATGAGTCCGGCGCATCCATATATTCTGCGAGTACTGTAGCGCTAGAAGAGTTTCCTGATTTAGATATTACCGTGCGCGGTGCTATTAGCATCGGCCGCCGTTTGCAAGACCCTTTGGCCGAACTAGTGAAAATCGATCCCAAATCCATTGGTGTCGGACAATATCAGCACGATATCGATCAAAAGTTGTTGAAAAAAAAATTGGATGATACTGTAGAAAGCTGCGTTAACTATGTCGGCGTAGACTTGAACACCGCCTCCAAAGAACTTCTGACATCCGTTTCTGGGATTACGGCAACAGTTGCCAATAACATTGTCGCCTATCGTAACCAGAATGGAGCCTTTAAAAATCGCCGCCAATTATTGAAAGTCCCGAAGCTGGGGCCGAAGGCTTTTGAACAAGCAGCAGGTTTTCTGCGGATTCGCGGCGGTGACAACCCATTGGATAATACAGCAGTACATCCAGAGAGTTATTCTGTAGTAGAAGCGATCGCATCCGATCTAAATGTGCCATTAAATCAGGTCACACAAATTGCCGAAAAACTCAAAAAGACTAACCTGAAGAAATATGTTACCGATAGCGTCGGCGAACCTACACTGCGCGACATCCTCAGCGAACTAGAAAAACCAGGTAGAGATCCCCGTGCTGAGTTTAAGTATGCCACCTTCAAAGAAGGAATTAAGGAAATCAGAGACTTAAAGGTGGGAATGGAACTAGAAGGAATCGTGACAAACGTCGCCAACTTTGGGGCTTTTGTCGATATCGGTGTACATCAAGATGGCTTAGTGCATATATCCCAACTTACTGATAGATTTGTAGACGATCCCAATAAAGTTGTCAAAGTCGGACAAGTAGTTAAAGTACAGGTGTTAGAAATTAACGAAAAGCTGAAGCGGATTAGTTTGTCGATGAAAACAGTTAAACAATAA